The sequence taattcggAGCGgcgcccctggtggattaattgagaaacgctcattccaacacattaaatgtcagtagcagcactttgttccagtcagactaatgacaacgacaataaagcacatttacaaaaggaacgaagaactggaatgggatttttaaggactagtatcggtactcggtatcggcaagtacacAAATGTAAgaactcgtacttgtactcagtctggaaaaaagtggtatcggtgcatccctactcatGACCTCATTAAAGTTTGTCCTAAAAGACTGAAAACAGATGAAGTAGATGGATGTGGACTGAATAAATACTCAACCTTTTCAGCTCTGACACAATCCTGTCTGGTACTCAACTGGGAggctgttttttctgtcttttcagaaTTTTGCAGGATGTATTTTACACATATGTggctaagaaaaaaaagagtaaaaaagtgaaaaactacAGTTGAACTGAATTAAATGTGTATTAAAGCATGAGTGAGCCTCAGGTCCCTGGGTTTTCAGCTCCATGTCCTTCAACAAATATCTGTGAACGGCAGATTTTCACCGGTTCATCAGCTCAACTGTCACCGTCTTCATTCATATTTACAACAGTACTAGTCCTGTGACGCTACAAACACCCCCCAACTAAGAAAAACACTGGAGAATCTGCCATTAGAGTGttcttttacagtgtccaccctaaggtccacctgtccaatagtccttgTGTCCACTCGTCCTTTGGACAGTCctcagctgtgaggtggatggattctcagtgttcactaacacacatTTCCACAGATTTAGAACAATATTGGACCCAAACAGACCTTTAgtgaacacacaaacagaatgagatCTGAGTTCAACTGATGAAGAATGGAACACAAACTAAAGTGGGTTTAGATTTGATTTATTACAACTAAACAGGAAGGTGGAgtcgaacaaaaaaaaaacaaggaataaTGAGAATAAGTGAGTGAAGTTTAATATTTAAAACATGACCAACAGATAAAACCAGATTAAAAATATTAAAGAGTTTATGAAACATTTATGTACAAACTAATTCTGTTCAGTTTGGAAATCACATtatttataaaaaagaaaaaaaaaccttgtttttcagtttctgtttcagatgaaaagtgtaaaattagaaataaaaacatttctatcaAAGACAATAAGGAGTATAATTCTATTTGGAATCAAACTGattctatgtgatgttttatgaACGTATTCAATAATAAATGTGTTCTTTATGAAACCAATGGACTCGGGTTGGAATCAAATCAACACATTTACATGGTTTTGGTTCATGTTTcagattcatttttatttaaaaaagtcCATTTAAAGTCATAgctgaaaaaaagatttaagtttTAGTCGTTTGGTTTAGTCGCAATGACCAGACTTTTATTCATTATCGATGGAATCTGATGGATTCGGTCGCTGCAGTAACGATATCGAAGTCGACTCCTCTCTTCAGAAGTCGTGTTCAATGGCAACGCCTGCAGCTACATCGTCATACCCTTCGTCTCCGACGTGCCGCTGCCTTGTCTCCATGGCGACGCCTGCAGCCATGTCGTCATAGTCTTCATCTGCGAAGCGCTGCTGCCTGGTCTCCATGGCGACAGCTGCTCTTCCTCCTGTGGGCGGAGTTAAACACAGCTCAGGTCTAGGTGTTCACGACCAGTGCTTGAACATGTGGTACCGCTGATGGCCACTAGGCGTCCCCACTGAGTCCATGAAGAACATCAGCTGGTGTCCAGAATGAATCCAGAACAAGTGTCACCTCTTATGTGAGTCAGACCTGCAGAACCTGAAGGATCCAGATTGATCCAGTTCACTCCGGACTCCTGGACACTTTCAGCTTTAAACCATCCAAACTCTTTGGTCGGACTTCAGAAAAGACTCTGGTTTAGTTCAATCTGAAGATATCCACTGAGTGTGTTTGATTCCTAGGTTTAAGCTTAAGCCTGTGATCAGGTTCACACTAAAACTGAGCTGAACTCCAACCAGAACATCACATCAGAACTAAAGCTGTTACTGTGTCCACCAGTCATTAGACCAGACCCAACATCCACAGGAGGAAACAGGACTGGGACTGACTAAACGCTGGGATtggagagagagacacacagaacacataccagaacagagaacagaccaGAACCTAGAGCATATGAAGACCTAGAACATACAAGAATGTAAAACATAGGAGAACCTGTGTTCCTTTTACAGTAGATCGACACCATCAGGACAGTGGAGATGCAGTACGGACTCATGACCAGCAGGTGGAGGAACAGCCTCACAACGGACACTGAAGAACCAGGATCTGAGgaggaaccaggaccagagaaTGAAGTTTTAGGACCAGAGGGAGTGGTGGCAGAAACTGTAGGAGATGACAGAACATgatgttcagtgtcagttcctgaTCTACCATCAGGTCCACGGGTTCATCAGAACTGGATCAAGAACCAAACACAGCATTGGATTAATCAGCACCAGTAGAACGTTTGACAGACTCTGAGGATCAGCAGAACTCTGCTCTGTATCTGCACATAAAGGTTCCTGTCAGGATCCTCAACAAATGAAGGTGTCTCTTCCACATTTATTTAATAGAACCTGAGTCAAAGTCCATGAAGCGGATTCAAATTAGTACTTTTAGGAAAATTAATCCAATGTTTCAGGACCTAAACAGGATTGAAAACACTACATTCTTGTACAAACAGAACGTGTGAATGTTCTGTTATGGAGTTGATTTGGGGCATCGCTGCAGATACATGGTTCTGTTTAGTCTGGACAGAACTGGAACAAACCCCAACAGGAAGCCCAACATTTACACTCATTCATAACAGGCAGAAGACAGTCTACAAATGGACCGATGTGGACACATGGACTGGTGTTCCACAAGGATCTATACAGGGACCACTTTGGTTTGACTTTATATGTTCATAATCTACATGAATTCAATTCAGCTGAATCCTGGATCAGAAACCAAACCGCTGTAAGAGCTGTCAAATCTGAAACCAACTTTACAGATGGAACATGtgaacaaaaatttgaagatCCGTGTTCTATCTATTGGTTTGATCTGTGTTTATATAAACATACAATGGAAACGTTTGATTGTGGTGAAAATGTTGAACTGCAGTACTATGAGTGTCCAACGGGGGACCTACATATGTTCTGTCTGTAATGTGTACTTTatgaacaggaagtgatgtcacaaTCCTCACCTTTGACCCTCAGTCTGCTCTGTGGAGATAGAACCCATGGAACATAACAGGAGTACTGGTCTTCATCAGACAGGTGGTCTACAGAGATGGTCCACTCTTTTACTGGGATGGATGTGAGtttctgaccatttttaaaaaactCTGCTTCCACTGTTGAAATACCTCTGTATCTACAGCGCAGAGTCACATCACTTCCTGTCTCCACAGGAAGTGCAGTGATGTCCAAGATTAAACGATCATCTGATAAATACAAGCAGAGTTGGACAAATGAGACTAGagacacaaataaagacaaaggaCACACACATGAAGTGGACCCCCAACAGTGGTTCTGATCTAAGGTCATAACGGGGACTTCAACATTGAACAGTGTCCACATCTAAAACTAGATGACAATGCGAATGTCCTCATTTACAGCTAATATGTGTGTGACTCCGCCCACTGTCCTCACATCAACTACACAGAGAGCTGATTGGTGGTCAGACTGAGCTGTGGTCCACGTCCACTGTCTGGAACAGAAGCTGCTACCCGGAAGGCCACCCTGGAAACTTCCAGTTAAAGCTGGAGTTCCCTCAGGAACCACCAATCCTGTTAGAGACACacttcaaccaatcacagctcagTTTATTCACCTGTTACAGTGATCGACACCTGGTCACTCTGCTGTCTTGAACTGGTCTCACACCAGTAAACTCCACTGGACAATGGCACGAGAGAATCGATGACGCAAAATGACTCGTCCATCCTTCCAAACTCTCCACATGTCTCAGTGTATCCATTCGTCCTTGTCCTCTtcactgtccatccatctgtctgaacATCTGCACAACTCACAGACAAACTGTCTCCTCTGAAGAACTGCTGAAGGTTTGGACGGACGTCCACAGAGACTGGACAGAGTCAACACATTCAACAGGTTAAAGACACATGGACCAAATGTCCAACTGTTATTGAGtctgattggttgaattcatcatcTCACCTGCAGAAACAGTCAGTCCAGACAGCAGCAGGACACAGACACCTGAagtggacagaggacacaggtcagaggtcagaggacacaggtcagaggtcagaggacacaggtcagaggtcagaggacacaggtcagaggacagaggacagaggactacagctacatttgcacattttatgctactttaaattttttaaatcttagcCTTTCATACAGTACACCttcattttgtacatatttttcgattgcacacttttatattttatactttcttTTTAAActtctgtctgtattttattgtgttgctaCATAGATGGAAGGTCACTGTTGCTGGTACAGACCACCTGGAaatttgttgcacaactggtgtaatgacaataaagtccactctattctattctattctattctattctattctattctattctattctattctattctatcctacaGATGTGAGTGTCCTCCAGTCCAATCTCAGATCGTACTCACAGAATACAGATGTCGGAGCCATCGTCCCTCAGCGTCAAATCGAACATGGACTCACTGTGACTGGTTTAAGAGCCACACTTCCTGTGTTCACTTCAAAACCACAGCTCTGAGGTTTGAACTCATTTCTCTGTCAGGAAATGAGACCACACCCCCCAATGTAGACCACACCCCCTTAATGTATGCATCTGCACCCAGGGTTTGGACCATGGGAGTACCCCAGGGCTCTGCTGTGGCTCCACTGCTTGTTCCTGTGTGTGTTCT comes from Sphaeramia orbicularis chromosome 18, fSphaOr1.1, whole genome shotgun sequence and encodes:
- the LOC115438170 gene encoding uncharacterized protein LOC115438170 isoform X1 — its product is MAPTSVFCVCVLLLSGLTVSAVSVDVRPNLQQFFRGDSLSVSCADVQTDGWTVKRTRTNGYTETCGEFGRMDESFCVIDSLVPLSSGVYWCETSSRQQSDQVSITVTDDRLILDITALPVETGSDVTLRCRYRGISTVEAEFFKNGQKLTSIPVKEWTISVDHLSDEDQYSCYVPWVLSPQSRLRVKVSATTPSGPKTSFSGPGSSSDPGSSVSVVRLFLHLLVMSPYCISTVLMVSIYCKRNTGGRAAVAMETRQQRFADEDYDDMAAGVAMETRQRHVGDEGYDDVAAGVAIEHDF
- the LOC115438170 gene encoding uncharacterized protein LOC115438170 isoform X2 → MAPTSVFCVCVLLLSGLTVSAVSVDVRPNLQQFFRGDSLSVSCADVQTDGWTVKRTRTNGYTETCGEFGRMDESFCVIDSLVPLSSGVYWCETSSRQQSDQVSITVTDDRLILDITALPVETGSDVTLRCRYRGISTVEAEFFKNGQKLTSIPVKEWTISVDHLSDEDQYSCYVPWVLSPQSRLRVKDPGSSVSVVRLFLHLLVMSPYCISTVLMVSIYCKRNTGGRAAVAMETRQQRFADEDYDDMAAGVAMETRQRHVGDEGYDDVAAGVAIEHDF